A region from the Sutcliffiella horikoshii genome encodes:
- a CDS encoding homogentisate 1,2-dioxygenase: MYYRKMGEIPHKRHTMFKKEDGTLYREQVMGTKGFSGTQSILYHHYLPTEVVKSTVLGSYMPEYEEQDALNHRHLLTTSLETKGNALDAREYLLGNSDLLIGTALVTEKMENYYRNGDGDELLFIHYGSGKVETMFGTITYRPGDYVTIPIGTIYRVIPNEETKILFIESFSQLTTPRRYRNEYGQMLEHSPFCERDFRGPETLETYTEKGEYEVITKTRGYLHSHVLGHHPLDVVGWDGYLYPWVFNIEDFEPITGRVHQPPPVHQTFEGHNFVVCSFVPRLYDYHPEAIPAPYYHSNVNSDELLYYVAGNFMSRKGIEEGSITLHPSGIPHGPHPGTTEASIGKKETLELAVMIDTFKPLKVVKKAHSIEDKKYMFTWIEK, translated from the coding sequence ATGTATTATCGTAAAATGGGAGAAATACCGCATAAACGCCACACGATGTTTAAAAAGGAAGACGGGACATTATATAGAGAACAAGTAATGGGTACAAAAGGATTCTCAGGTACACAATCCATCCTCTATCATCACTACCTGCCAACAGAAGTGGTAAAATCCACGGTACTTGGCAGCTATATGCCGGAATATGAAGAACAAGATGCCCTGAATCATCGCCACCTACTAACCACTTCATTAGAGACCAAAGGAAACGCACTAGATGCCAGAGAGTATTTATTAGGAAACAGTGATCTATTAATAGGAACAGCACTGGTCACGGAGAAAATGGAGAACTATTACCGAAATGGAGACGGAGACGAACTGCTATTCATCCATTACGGGTCAGGGAAAGTAGAAACCATGTTCGGGACTATTACTTACCGTCCTGGAGATTATGTAACCATCCCAATCGGAACCATTTACCGTGTCATCCCTAATGAAGAAACAAAAATTCTCTTCATTGAATCTTTTAGTCAACTAACTACACCTAGAAGGTATCGCAATGAATATGGCCAGATGTTGGAACACAGTCCATTTTGCGAACGAGACTTTAGAGGACCTGAAACGTTAGAAACATATACAGAAAAAGGTGAGTATGAAGTAATCACCAAAACAAGGGGCTATCTGCATTCACATGTACTTGGACATCACCCGCTTGATGTAGTGGGTTGGGACGGTTATCTCTATCCGTGGGTATTTAATATAGAAGATTTTGAGCCAATAACAGGCAGGGTTCATCAGCCACCTCCAGTCCATCAGACGTTTGAAGGACATAACTTTGTTGTCTGCTCCTTTGTGCCAAGATTATACGATTACCACCCAGAAGCAATACCGGCTCCTTATTATCATAGTAACGTGAACAGTGATGAACTGCTGTATTATGTGGCAGGAAACTTCATGAGCCGCAAAGGAATTGAGGAGGGATCTATCACGTTACACCCATCCGGGATTCCGCACGGTCCGCATCCTGGTACCACAGAAGCTAGTATCGGAAAGAAGGAGACCTTGGAGCTAGCAGTCATGATAGATACATTCAAGCCATTGAAGGTGGTTAAAAAAGCTCACAGTATAGAAGATAAAAAGTATATGTTTACTTGGATAGAAAAATAA
- a CDS encoding TerC family protein, giving the protein MELSLLLEYGWVLLVLIALEGILAADNALVLAIMVKHLPEEARKKALFYGLAGALVFRLGSLFAISYLVTIWQVQAIGAAYLLFIALNHIWRRFAVAKVEHAATVDKPKKQSGFWMTVFKVEVADIAFAVDSILAAFALAMTLPKTNLPQIGGIDGGQFIIIFLGGFIGVVIMRFAATLFVKLLKERPSLETAAFLIVGWVGFKLAMYTLAHPSVGVLPYHFPHSPLFKAMFWIVLIGIAVGGWIVSGKNKVVQEVDSIK; this is encoded by the coding sequence ATGGAATTATCATTATTATTGGAATACGGCTGGGTTCTTCTTGTCTTGATTGCACTTGAAGGTATTTTAGCGGCTGACAACGCACTAGTACTAGCAATTATGGTTAAGCACCTACCGGAAGAGGCACGTAAAAAGGCTTTATTTTACGGTCTGGCAGGGGCACTCGTCTTCAGGCTTGGATCTTTATTTGCAATTTCATACCTAGTAACTATTTGGCAAGTACAGGCGATTGGAGCTGCTTACTTGCTGTTTATCGCACTTAACCATATATGGCGAAGGTTTGCAGTGGCGAAAGTGGAACATGCTGCGACCGTTGACAAGCCCAAAAAACAGTCCGGTTTTTGGATGACAGTTTTCAAAGTAGAAGTTGCAGACATTGCGTTTGCAGTGGACTCTATTTTAGCGGCTTTTGCATTGGCCATGACGTTGCCAAAAACTAATCTGCCTCAAATAGGAGGAATAGATGGAGGACAATTCATCATCATTTTCCTTGGTGGATTTATCGGGGTAGTTATCATGCGTTTTGCTGCTACGCTTTTCGTGAAACTGTTAAAAGAAAGACCAAGTTTGGAAACAGCCGCATTTTTAATTGTTGGTTGGGTAGGTTTCAAACTTGCTATGTACACATTGGCACACCCAAGTGTTGGCGTGCTTCCATACCACTTCCCACACAGTCCGCTCTTTAAAGCGATGTTCTGGATCGTCTTGATTGGAATCGCTGTTGGTGGCTGGATTGTTTCCGGAAAGAACAAAGTAGTTCAAGAAGTGGACAGCATTAAGTAA
- the hisC gene encoding histidinol-phosphate transaminase, with protein sequence MAVKVKSREILQHIAAYPLGKSLQDIQTELGIALIRNMSEIENVFGCSPLVKKQLMQRLDHLFTYPDGSARALSMKLGDFLGVDQNQLFIGNGSDEIIRLLIRAFLNSEEEAIMADITFPRYKTNVSIEGGKPVIVPLKDGVHDLTAMLANITEQTKMIFVCNPNNPTGTIVNKDELIAFMEKVPEHILIVLDEAYYEYATSEEYLQSIPLLKKHANLVILRTFSKVYGLAGLRIGYGIMDPSISAELNKVKEVFNVNQLAQAAAMEAIRDQEFRRECILRNEEGRAYLEAELVELGYTYFPTQANFMMIHIGKDGNELTQQLLAKGIMVKSGTALGYPNSIRVTICSMEDNRYFIETLKNL encoded by the coding sequence ATGGCGGTAAAAGTAAAAAGCCGAGAAATTCTCCAGCATATTGCTGCCTACCCTTTAGGGAAAAGCTTGCAGGATATACAGACGGAATTAGGTATCGCACTTATAAGAAATATGTCTGAAATTGAAAATGTGTTCGGATGTTCACCGCTTGTAAAGAAGCAATTAATGCAAAGGTTAGATCATTTATTTACATACCCTGACGGTTCCGCTAGAGCTCTTTCTATGAAACTAGGTGATTTCTTGGGGGTTGATCAAAATCAACTGTTCATTGGAAATGGTTCAGATGAAATAATCAGGCTGCTGATCCGAGCTTTTCTGAATAGTGAAGAAGAAGCCATTATGGCTGATATTACATTTCCAAGATATAAAACTAACGTTTCCATTGAAGGTGGTAAACCGGTAATCGTTCCATTAAAAGATGGTGTACATGATTTGACTGCGATGCTTGCTAATATCACAGAACAAACAAAAATGATTTTTGTCTGCAATCCTAACAATCCAACAGGGACAATCGTAAATAAGGATGAACTTATTGCCTTCATGGAAAAAGTACCAGAGCATATCTTGATTGTTTTAGATGAGGCGTACTATGAATACGCAACAAGTGAGGAATATCTTCAATCCATTCCTCTATTAAAGAAACATGCTAATCTTGTTATTTTAAGAACTTTTTCGAAAGTATATGGCCTGGCTGGATTAAGAATTGGTTATGGCATTATGGATCCTTCCATATCAGCAGAATTGAACAAAGTGAAAGAGGTTTTCAATGTAAATCAGCTTGCTCAAGCAGCTGCGATGGAAGCAATTAGAGACCAGGAATTCAGAAGAGAGTGCATCCTTCGCAATGAAGAAGGGAGAGCATACTTGGAAGCAGAACTAGTCGAACTAGGTTATACCTATTTTCCTACACAAGCAAATTTCATGATGATACATATCGGCAAAGATGGAAATGAACTCACTCAACAATTACTTGCAAAAGGGATCATGGTTAAATCTGGAACAGCTTTAGGGTATCCAAACAGTATCAGGGTCACCATTTGCTCCATGGAAGATAATCGTTATTTTATCGAGACGTTAAAAAATTTGTAG
- the hppD gene encoding 4-hydroxyphenylpyruvate dioxygenase — MNVEKTMQVKDQAEEVFPVKDVDYLEIYTGNAKQASHFFATTFGFQPIAYSGLETGNRETVSYVLKQRNVRLVITGSLKQDTKISEFVKKHGDGVKDIALVVDDVESAYNGAVERGAIAIQPPQELTDENGTLKKAVIGTYGDTIHTLVERKNYNGVFMPGFKAYTNSTPVRDAGIIGIDHVVGNVEQMEEWVAYYEKVMGFKEMTHFTDKDINTEYSALMSKVMHNGGRIKFPINEPAEGKRKSQIEEYLEFYNGAGVQHIAILTEDIVQTVSKLKENGVEFLNTPDTYYEMLSERVGEIDEEIAKLRELSILVDRDDEGYLLQIFTKPIVDRPTLFIEVIQRKGAKGFGEGNFKALFESIEREQELRGNL; from the coding sequence ATGAACGTAGAAAAAACGATGCAAGTAAAAGATCAAGCGGAAGAAGTATTTCCAGTAAAAGATGTTGACTATTTGGAGATCTACACAGGCAACGCTAAACAAGCATCACACTTCTTTGCTACCACATTCGGTTTTCAACCTATAGCTTATTCTGGTTTAGAAACAGGAAACAGGGAGACGGTTTCCTATGTATTAAAGCAACGTAATGTACGACTTGTCATCACAGGTTCACTTAAGCAAGATACAAAAATTTCTGAGTTTGTTAAAAAGCATGGAGACGGAGTAAAGGATATTGCACTTGTTGTGGACGATGTTGAAAGTGCTTACAACGGAGCGGTGGAAAGAGGAGCAATTGCCATCCAGCCTCCACAAGAGCTGACAGACGAGAACGGAACATTGAAAAAAGCGGTAATTGGTACATACGGAGATACCATTCACACTTTGGTTGAACGTAAAAATTATAATGGAGTATTTATGCCTGGATTCAAAGCATACACGAACTCCACTCCAGTTAGAGACGCAGGAATTATTGGAATCGATCATGTGGTAGGAAATGTAGAGCAAATGGAAGAATGGGTTGCTTATTACGAAAAAGTGATGGGCTTTAAAGAAATGACTCATTTCACTGATAAAGATATTAACACAGAATATTCCGCGCTAATGTCTAAAGTGATGCACAATGGCGGCAGAATCAAATTCCCAATCAATGAACCTGCTGAAGGAAAAAGAAAATCACAAATCGAAGAATACTTGGAGTTCTATAATGGTGCCGGTGTTCAGCATATTGCAATTTTGACGGAAGATATTGTACAGACAGTAAGCAAGCTAAAAGAAAATGGGGTAGAGTTCCTAAATACTCCTGACACATACTATGAAATGTTGTCTGAAAGAGTAGGGGAAATTGATGAAGAAATTGCAAAGCTTCGCGAGCTGAGCATTCTCGTTGACCGAGACGATGAAGGTTATCTGCTTCAGATTTTCACAAAACCAATTGTAGACAGACCAACTCTTTTCATTGAAGTGATTCAACGTAAGGGTGCAAAAGGCTTTGGGGAAGGAAACTTCAAAGCGTTATTTGAATCCATTGAAAGAGAGCAAGAACTAAGAGGAAATCTGTAA
- a CDS encoding fumarylacetoacetate hydrolase family protein — protein MKYITFKNSSGEIKAGWINHDIVVDMNEASDGLLPSDLLTLINQYEKYRDIVTLHLSSDSNKGRYKIEEVTLLAPLPRPVSVRDFYAFEEHVKTARARRGLDVIPEWYEIPVFYFTNHLAIKGPGEGIDKPSTCEWLDYELEIACIIGKEGRNIKAQDAEEYIFGYCIMNDWSARDLQAKEMKVGLGPAKGKDFATSLGPVIVTPDELESFKTNKGYNLEMTASVNGSLLSKGNFEQIHYTFAQMIERASADVTLYPGEVIGSGTVGSGCILELGTEVHRWLQPGDEVELSITGLGTLKNTIR, from the coding sequence ATGAAATATATTACCTTTAAAAATAGCTCTGGTGAAATAAAAGCCGGCTGGATAAATCATGACATTGTTGTCGATATGAACGAAGCATCAGATGGTCTATTACCAAGCGACCTTCTTACATTGATAAACCAGTATGAGAAATATAGAGATATCGTAACACTTCATTTAAGCAGTGATAGCAATAAAGGAAGGTACAAAATAGAAGAAGTCACCCTTCTTGCACCTTTACCTAGACCTGTAAGCGTTCGTGATTTCTACGCGTTTGAGGAGCATGTAAAGACTGCGCGCGCCAGAAGGGGGCTGGATGTAATTCCGGAATGGTATGAGATTCCCGTTTTTTATTTTACCAACCACTTGGCCATTAAAGGCCCTGGGGAAGGGATTGATAAACCATCAACCTGTGAGTGGCTTGATTATGAGCTGGAAATCGCCTGCATCATTGGAAAAGAAGGCAGAAATATTAAAGCTCAGGATGCAGAGGAATACATTTTCGGCTATTGCATCATGAATGATTGGAGTGCAAGGGACCTTCAAGCAAAAGAGATGAAGGTCGGTTTGGGCCCGGCAAAAGGAAAAGATTTTGCCACATCTTTAGGACCTGTCATTGTGACACCTGACGAACTTGAATCGTTTAAGACAAATAAAGGGTACAACTTAGAAATGACTGCTTCTGTTAATGGAAGCCTACTTTCTAAAGGGAACTTTGAGCAGATTCACTATACGTTTGCTCAAATGATTGAAAGAGCTTCAGCCGATGTTACCTTATACCCCGGGGAAGTGATTGGATCGGGAACAGTTGGTAGCGGGTGTATCTTAGAACTAGGTACAGAAGTACACCGCTGGCTGCAACCCGGCGATGAAGTAGAACTATCCATAACAGGTCTAGGCACATTGAAAAACACAATTAGATAA
- a CDS encoding dihydrolipoamide acetyltransferase family protein — MEVKLHDIGEGMTQADILSFFVKKGDKVKPDEPLVEVQTDKMTAEIPAPYAGVIKEILVKEGETIPVGTTLFLLEAESAGKEAKTSPKPTHTNTSTESVNSTSEHQPPTKIKSFRIMAAPYTRKIARDAGVDIEQIEGTGPAGRITDEDVYRFIENKEQPVPKVQVEEQSVQQTQTKTESTKHQEPATTIPFRGRRKQIGKKMSQSLFTIPHCTHFEEVDVTNILELREIWKKSNQSISATALFLKAISIALKDYPIFNSRLNEEEETIELIKEHHMGIATDTEDGLIVPVIRNVERKSLKEIHANLKELTKKAQDNKLSMKELTGGSFTISNVGPLGGSIGATPIINQPEVGLISFHKTKKRPVVNEQEEIVIRSIMNISMSFDHRVADGATAVAFTNRLTQLLEEPKLLMLELV; from the coding sequence ATCGAGGTCAAACTTCATGACATTGGGGAAGGCATGACACAGGCTGATATTTTATCTTTTTTTGTTAAAAAAGGAGATAAAGTAAAGCCAGATGAGCCTCTAGTTGAGGTTCAGACAGATAAAATGACTGCTGAAATACCAGCACCATATGCAGGAGTCATTAAAGAAATTTTGGTCAAAGAAGGGGAAACCATTCCTGTTGGGACCACCTTATTTCTATTAGAAGCTGAATCAGCTGGGAAAGAGGCAAAAACTTCTCCCAAACCTACACATACAAACACTTCCACAGAAAGTGTCAATTCAACAAGTGAACATCAACCACCAACAAAAATAAAGTCATTTCGAATCATGGCTGCCCCTTATACTAGAAAGATTGCAAGGGACGCCGGGGTTGATATTGAACAGATTGAGGGGACCGGCCCTGCTGGTAGAATCACAGACGAAGATGTATATAGATTTATAGAAAATAAAGAGCAGCCTGTACCTAAAGTTCAAGTGGAAGAACAGTCAGTCCAGCAAACCCAAACAAAAACAGAATCTACTAAACATCAAGAACCTGCAACGACCATTCCATTCAGAGGTCGAAGAAAACAAATAGGCAAAAAAATGTCACAATCCCTGTTCACCATTCCACATTGTACACACTTTGAAGAAGTAGATGTAACTAATATATTAGAACTAAGAGAAATATGGAAAAAAAGCAATCAAAGCATTTCAGCTACTGCATTATTCCTTAAAGCCATCTCCATCGCCTTAAAAGATTATCCAATCTTTAATTCGAGATTGAATGAAGAGGAAGAGACGATTGAGTTGATAAAAGAGCATCACATGGGAATCGCCACAGATACCGAAGATGGCCTAATTGTCCCTGTGATTCGTAATGTGGAAAGGAAGTCATTAAAAGAAATACATGCCAACTTAAAAGAGTTAACGAAAAAGGCTCAGGACAATAAGCTTTCCATGAAGGAATTGACTGGTGGAAGTTTTACCATCAGTAATGTCGGTCCTCTTGGTGGAAGTATTGGCGCTACACCGATTATCAATCAGCCGGAAGTAGGCTTGATTTCCTTCCATAAAACTAAAAAGCGTCCGGTTGTAAATGAGCAGGAAGAGATTGTTATTCGGTCCATCATGAACATTTCCATGTCATTCGATCATCGTGTGGCAGATGGAGCTACAGCTGTCGCATTTACCAACAGGCTGACTCAACTTTTAGAAGAACCAAAATTATTAATGCTGGAGCTGGTTTAA
- the lpdA gene encoding dihydrolipoyl dehydrogenase gives MVVGELTQERDVMVIGGGPGGYHAAIRAAQLGRQVTIIEKNKLGGVCLNEGCIPSKVHTTAAQSFQRMGSFQQLGLDTSGVTFDLPRLQEHKKKVVEQLLQGVVALCKANKIEIIEGEASFISPTKIGVENGHQYDTFTFNDVIIATGCNKKPIAEMHHHALTPTSIWNLEELPNELILYGNDDFTLEAATTFNSLGSIVTLIFPPEQHEFTFDPSINKELQRQLKKQKIKVYKTHTTPQFKFDENQWEVALELGKNESVILESSHLYCAEEREPSTESLGVQRAGIHLNEEGFININEACRTNIASIYAIGDITEGPALAVKAIKQGKVAAENIAGHQSECDFTFLPRIVQTIPPIATVGMTEASAIENGFEVKIGESTLQTNGYASILGQKEGFSKTVTDAKTDMVLGIHMMGAQAVEMISTGTLALEMVARQEDLLFPSYPHPSVNESMWESVEDLEEKAIHKAPRVTKQKVTSS, from the coding sequence ATGGTTGTTGGCGAACTTACTCAGGAACGGGATGTAATGGTGATCGGAGGCGGCCCGGGTGGTTATCACGCTGCAATCAGAGCGGCCCAGTTAGGTCGACAGGTTACCATCATTGAAAAAAACAAGCTTGGCGGCGTCTGCTTAAATGAAGGATGTATCCCATCTAAAGTACATACTACAGCAGCCCAATCTTTCCAACGGATGGGATCTTTTCAGCAGCTCGGGTTGGATACAAGCGGTGTCACATTTGATTTGCCGAGATTACAGGAACACAAAAAGAAGGTTGTCGAGCAACTGCTTCAAGGTGTTGTGGCATTATGTAAAGCTAATAAAATTGAGATCATAGAGGGAGAAGCATCCTTTATATCTCCCACTAAAATAGGGGTGGAGAATGGGCACCAATATGATACGTTCACTTTTAACGATGTAATTATTGCGACCGGTTGCAATAAGAAGCCAATCGCAGAAATGCATCATCATGCTTTAACACCCACTTCGATCTGGAACCTTGAAGAATTGCCAAATGAGCTTATTTTATATGGAAACGATGATTTTACCCTTGAAGCTGCAACAACATTTAACAGTTTAGGTTCAATTGTGACATTGATTTTTCCGCCAGAACAGCATGAATTTACATTTGATCCTTCCATAAATAAAGAATTGCAGAGACAGTTGAAAAAGCAAAAAATAAAGGTCTATAAGACTCATACAACTCCTCAGTTCAAATTCGATGAAAATCAGTGGGAAGTGGCACTTGAACTCGGTAAGAATGAATCAGTTATTCTAGAAAGTTCACATCTTTATTGTGCGGAAGAAAGAGAACCGTCAACAGAATCACTTGGAGTTCAGCGTGCAGGCATTCATTTGAATGAAGAAGGCTTTATCAATATTAATGAAGCATGCCGTACTAATATTGCTTCCATTTATGCAATCGGTGATATTACAGAAGGCCCTGCCTTGGCAGTTAAAGCCATTAAACAGGGAAAAGTGGCGGCTGAAAACATTGCAGGCCATCAATCCGAGTGCGATTTTACTTTTCTTCCTAGAATCGTTCAAACCATACCTCCAATTGCAACTGTCGGAATGACAGAAGCATCTGCGATTGAAAATGGGTTTGAAGTAAAGATAGGGGAAAGCACCCTCCAAACAAATGGGTATGCAAGCATTCTGGGGCAAAAAGAAGGCTTCAGTAAAACGGTAACAGATGCGAAAACAGATATGGTTTTGGGTATTCATATGATGGGAGCCCAAGCGGTAGAAATGATCAGTACCGGTACGCTTGCATTAGAAATGGTTGCAAGACAAGAGGATTTGTTGTTTCCTTCCTACCCGCACCCGAGTGTAAATGAAAGCATGTGGGAGTCGGTGGAAGATTTAGAGGAAAAAGCAATTCATAAGGCCCCTAGAGTGACAAAACAAAAAGTAACTTCGTCATGA
- a CDS encoding CAP domain-containing protein: MKINKKSIITAVTTAAVLTAAPFGMNAKAESNAPTKPTCDLTNKVTSFNSNKAFTNQEDAKAFLDGYVKELEEKYGVKVNLNGAPSAEAAEKEAPKQAEQKPAEKVEAPKEEKAEAPAEAPAEAPKQEAPKQEATAPKQEAPKQEAPAPKQEAPKQETQAPQQQAPQQNAEKPATEQTAGAVSEFEKKVVELTNAEREKQGLAPLELDVELSKVAKDKSKDMQQNNYFSHNSPTHGSPFDMMKKYGIQYNTAGENIAQGQQSPEEVVNAWMNSEGHRANIMNENFTHIGVGHVEEGNYWTQMFIGK; the protein is encoded by the coding sequence ATGAAAATCAACAAAAAGTCAATCATCACTGCTGTAACTACTGCAGCTGTATTAACTGCGGCACCATTCGGAATGAATGCAAAGGCAGAATCAAACGCACCAACAAAACCAACATGTGACTTAACAAACAAAGTCACTTCATTTAATAGTAATAAAGCATTCACAAACCAAGAAGATGCAAAAGCATTCTTAGATGGTTATGTAAAGGAACTTGAAGAAAAATATGGCGTAAAAGTAAACCTAAATGGCGCACCATCTGCTGAAGCAGCTGAAAAAGAAGCTCCAAAACAAGCTGAGCAGAAACCTGCTGAAAAAGTAGAAGCTCCTAAGGAAGAAAAAGCGGAAGCTCCTGCTGAAGCTCCTGCTGAAGCACCGAAACAGGAAGCACCAAAGCAAGAAGCTACAGCACCTAAACAGGAAGCACCAAAGCAAGAAGCTCCAGCACCTAAACAGGAAGCACCAAAGCAAGAAACTCAAGCACCACAACAACAAGCACCACAACAAAATGCTGAAAAACCAGCAACTGAACAAACTGCTGGCGCTGTAAGTGAGTTTGAAAAGAAAGTTGTAGAATTAACTAACGCTGAGCGTGAAAAACAAGGTTTAGCACCACTTGAATTAGATGTAGAATTAAGCAAAGTAGCGAAAGACAAGTCTAAAGACATGCAACAAAACAATTATTTCTCTCATAACAGCCCGACACACGGATCTCCATTTGATATGATGAAGAAATACGGAATTCAATACAACACTGCAGGGGAGAACATTGCACAAGGTCAACAAAGCCCTGAAGAAGTTGTGAATGCTTGGATGAACTCTGAAGGTCACCGTGCAAACATCATGAATGAGAACTTCACTCACATTGGTGTAGGTCATGTGGAAGAAGGTAACTACTGGACTCAAATGTTTATCGGAAAATAA
- a CDS encoding MATE family efflux transporter, translating to MHQVFSYKDRLQLFIKIVVPILITQLGLFSMNLFDIMMTGNVGASDLAGVAIGSGLWVPVYTGLSGILLSITPIVAQLVGAKKTEGVPFSITQGVYVAFAMSILVILMGALLINPILSGMNLEEGVRHVAKYYLVALGFGIIPLFVYTVIRCFIDALGHTRTSMIITLLSLPINVLLNYLLIFGKLGLPALGGIGSGVASALTYWLIMIISLYIVLKKKPFTKYPLFKKLYPVSFSKWKEILLIGVPIGLSIFFETSIFSAVTLLMSSFDTVTIASHQVALNFASLLYMIPLSISMALTILVGFEVGAGRIHDAKQYTIMGVVSAVLLSSICAVFLYFFRAEVAYLYTKDPEVIALTTAFLLYAIFFQLSDAIAAPIQGALRGYKDVNVTFMLAFVSYWIIGLPIGYLLANFTEFGAFGYWIGLICGLAAGAVGLSFRLSILQKRYMRTNVPIK from the coding sequence ATGCATCAGGTATTTTCCTATAAAGATCGTCTTCAGCTTTTCATTAAAATTGTCGTTCCCATTCTTATCACCCAACTCGGTTTATTTTCCATGAATCTCTTTGACATCATGATGACCGGAAACGTAGGGGCAAGCGACTTAGCCGGTGTGGCAATCGGTTCTGGACTTTGGGTCCCAGTCTACACTGGTCTGAGTGGAATACTACTCTCCATTACTCCTATCGTGGCACAATTGGTTGGCGCGAAAAAAACGGAAGGTGTCCCGTTTTCAATCACACAAGGCGTGTATGTCGCATTTGCCATGAGTATACTTGTTATCTTAATGGGTGCTTTGTTGATTAACCCGATACTTTCTGGAATGAATTTGGAAGAGGGAGTTAGACATGTAGCTAAGTATTACTTGGTTGCACTTGGATTTGGAATTATTCCATTGTTTGTCTACACCGTAATTCGATGTTTTATTGATGCGTTAGGACATACAAGAACTTCTATGATCATCACATTGCTCTCCTTACCTATTAACGTCTTACTTAACTACCTATTGATCTTTGGAAAACTTGGACTCCCTGCCCTTGGGGGAATCGGTTCTGGAGTGGCATCTGCGTTGACCTACTGGCTTATCATGATCATTTCTTTATATATAGTCCTGAAGAAAAAGCCTTTTACCAAGTATCCACTTTTCAAGAAGCTATATCCCGTTTCCTTCTCAAAGTGGAAAGAGATCCTACTAATCGGAGTTCCGATAGGACTTTCGATTTTCTTTGAAACCAGTATTTTTTCAGCAGTGACGCTCTTGATGAGTTCTTTTGATACAGTGACGATCGCTTCCCATCAAGTAGCACTGAATTTTGCTTCCCTGCTTTATATGATTCCGCTCAGCATTTCAATGGCCTTAACCATATTGGTCGGGTTTGAAGTTGGAGCAGGACGCATTCATGATGCCAAACAATACACCATCATGGGCGTAGTTTCGGCAGTCTTACTATCTTCCATTTGTGCAGTCTTCCTATATTTCTTTAGAGCAGAAGTTGCTTATCTTTATACAAAGGATCCAGAAGTGATTGCACTGACTACCGCTTTTCTCTTGTACGCAATTTTCTTCCAGCTTTCTGACGCGATTGCTGCACCGATACAAGGGGCTTTAAGAGGATATAAGGATGTCAACGTTACGTTTATGCTAGCTTTTGTATCCTATTGGATCATCGGTTTGCCGATTGGATATCTACTCGCTAACTTTACTGAATTTGGAGCATTTGGCTATTGGATTGGCCTAATATGTGGGTTAGCCGCAGGAGCAGTAGGACTTTCTTTCCGTTTAAGCATTCTTCAAAAAAGATATATGAGAACAAATGTACCTATAAAATAA
- a CDS encoding flavin reductase family protein, with translation MDIQPSNLAWKDAYKLMVGSILPRPIALVSSINNEGVANIAPFSFFTAISAEPMLVCFSPMRRGTDGSKKDTLLNIESTKEFVINIVSEEIVEQMNITATEFPSEVDEFEESGFTKEPSSVVTPPRVKESLVQMECSLHEVLHFGDKPGSGSLVIGKVESFHISDDLYYEGKIDTKKLNPVGRMAGSMYTKAISDMFELQRK, from the coding sequence ATGGATATCCAACCAAGCAATCTGGCCTGGAAAGATGCATACAAGCTGATGGTGGGTTCAATCTTGCCAAGACCCATTGCACTAGTTTCTTCTATTAATAACGAAGGAGTTGCAAACATCGCTCCTTTCAGTTTTTTTACAGCTATCAGCGCAGAGCCGATGCTAGTCTGCTTTTCTCCTATGCGTAGAGGGACAGATGGGTCAAAAAAAGATACCTTATTAAATATTGAAAGTACAAAGGAGTTTGTCATCAATATTGTCAGTGAGGAAATAGTGGAGCAAATGAATATCACAGCAACTGAATTTCCAAGCGAAGTGGATGAATTTGAAGAATCAGGTTTCACGAAAGAACCTAGTTCTGTAGTTACACCGCCTCGTGTGAAGGAAAGTCTTGTACAAATGGAATGTTCTCTACATGAAGTACTGCATTTCGGAGATAAACCAGGGTCAGGCAGCCTTGTTATCGGAAAAGTAGAGAGTTTCCACATATCAGATGACCTTTATTATGAAGGGAAAATTGATACAAAGAAATTGAATCCAGTAGGAAGAATGGCAGGAAGCATGTACACAAAGGCCATTAGTGATATGTTCGAACTTCAACGTAAATAA